In the genome of Colletotrichum lupini chromosome 8, complete sequence, one region contains:
- a CDS encoding carboxymuconolactone decarboxylase, with protein sequence MSSENSRKLRAELFEAGLKNRREVVGEGYVETAMRNGSSEFAFAQQELITEWAWGNIWSRPGLERKQRSLLNIGMLIALKSWAEFGIHIRGAIRNGLTELEIREAILQATVYCGAPAGVQAMKVADEVIKDMIEKGEHQRQLSEVSPNYKKPE encoded by the exons ATGTCATCCGAAAATAGCAGAAAGCTGCGCGCTGAACTTTTTGAAGCTGGCCTGAAGAACCGGCGCGAAGTCGTTGGAGAGGGCTATGTCGAGACCGCGATGCGCAATGGCTCTAGCGAATTCGCCTTTGCTCAACAAGAGCTgattacgga GTGGGCTTGGGGAAACATATGGTCGCGTCCTGGCCTGGAACGCAAGCAGCGAAGCCtgctaa ACATCGGCATGCTCATTGCTCTGAAGAGCTGGGCTGAATTTGGAATCCATATTCGAGGGGCGATCAGAAATGGGCTGACAGAGCTTGAAATCCGCGAGGCGATTCTCCAAGCAACGGTTTATTGTGGTGCGCCAGCGGGTGTTCAGGCTATGAAGGTCGCAGACGAAGTCATCAAAGACATGATTGAGAAGGGGGAGCACCAAAGGCAATTGTCAGAAGTCTCACCGAACTACAAGAAACCCGAGTAG